A stretch of DNA from Natrinema salaciae:
CCCGGTTCGGTGATCTGCATCTCCGTCGCGATCTCGCTGTCCTCGGGGTGGGCGATGATGACGTAGCCCGCCCAGTCTTCGGTCAGCGAGGAGGAGTTGCAGGCGTCACAGGTCTCGTTGTCGGGTTCGTTGACCCGGTGACACTCGCGACAGACGAGACGATCGGATGCCATGGTTATTCACCTGCCGTCGCTTCGCGTTTCTCGCGCTCTTCCTCGAGCCAGCCGTGTTTGCCGAGGCCGGGCTGTTTGGCGGTGAGCCCGATCTTCGAGTCCCGTGGGTTGCGTTCGTCGATGCTCTTGGTAACGATACGGGCTCGAACGGCGTCGTCGACGCCG
This window harbors:
- the spt4 gene encoding transcription elongation factor subunit Spt4, translating into MASDRLVCRECHRVNEPDNETCDACNSSSLTEDWAGYVIIAHPEDSEIATEMQITEPGAYALKVR